In Arcobacter sp. F2176, a single window of DNA contains:
- a CDS encoding diheme cytochrome c, with the protein MKALIILTLLSSLIFAENHYSNGKPGVKPVDNKIYKLECSACHFAYQPGLLLAASWNKMMNNLENHFDTDASLAKDDFKIIKEYLNKNSAEKAMDYRRSNKIVKSIRSGDVPESISKVPYIIRKHNELRPAMLSQKEVKGLFNCVACHTTAQRGIYSERDIKIPNYGRWDD; encoded by the coding sequence ATGAAAGCTCTAATAATATTGACCTTACTAAGTTCACTAATTTTTGCAGAAAATCATTATTCGAATGGAAAACCTGGAGTAAAACCTGTAGATAATAAAATCTATAAACTAGAGTGTAGTGCTTGTCATTTTGCATATCAACCAGGTCTTTTACTAGCAGCTTCTTGGAATAAGATGATGAATAATTTAGAAAATCACTTTGACACTGATGCCAGCCTTGCAAAAGATGATTTTAAAATCATAAAAGAGTATTTAAATAAAAATAGTGCTGAAAAAGCTATGGATTATAGAAGAAGTAACAAAATTGTAAAAAGTATAAGAAGTGGTGATGTTCCAGAATCTATTTCCAAAGTTCCATATATCATCAGAAAACACAATGAGTTACGACCTGCAATGTTATCTCAAAAAGAAGTAAAAGGATTATTTAACTGTGTAGCTTGTCATACCACAGCCCAAAGAGGAATATACAGTGAAAGAGATATAAAAATTCCAAATTATGGAAGATGGGATGATTAG